A window from Deinococcota bacterium encodes these proteins:
- a CDS encoding transglycosylase SLT domain-containing protein → VSRLAASPAERAERLMGARLYEQALEALEGLSRPSLTAPILRALGRHEEALAAYRLWLQDEPESERARYGEASSLFDLGRNPEADALFADLPGAQALSYRGHIARRAEDTARATDFYRRAGDAHNLWGVTERLEAEGRYREAIALYLELTRSGTVYADDAAYRAFVLAGRLGDEGAQASARALMPDHSYLGLSLGKALGPPTTSLLPKSGHPALELAHALARAGDFGAAIGELRFAAREAGDEASAADIAEALYNLGDFRQSYLIANHWLLEGSRDLRTWRLAYPRAYSELVTHQAEHWGVDPYLIWAVMRQESRYYPRAVSVSNAQGLMQVIPPTWGWLAELKRETPGDAFDPYDNIRYGTYYLRRLLDQFGGDLELVTAAYNGGPGYIGRLYAAPPVSGNREDFLRFIDRQEPREYIQQVMLNYHIYRALYDED, encoded by the coding sequence GCGTGAGCCGCCTCGCCGCCAGCCCGGCCGAGCGCGCCGAGAGGCTGATGGGGGCGCGGCTCTACGAGCAGGCGCTCGAGGCTCTGGAGGGCCTGTCGCGACCCTCGCTCACGGCGCCCATCCTGCGCGCGCTCGGCCGCCACGAGGAGGCGCTGGCGGCCTACCGCCTCTGGCTGCAAGATGAGCCGGAGAGCGAGCGAGCGCGCTACGGCGAGGCCTCGAGCCTCTTCGACCTCGGCCGCAACCCCGAGGCGGACGCGCTCTTCGCTGACTTGCCGGGCGCGCAGGCGCTCTCCTACCGCGGGCACATCGCCCGGCGGGCAGAGGACACCGCACGCGCCACCGACTTCTACCGCCGGGCGGGCGACGCCCACAACCTCTGGGGCGTGACCGAGCGGCTCGAGGCCGAGGGGCGCTACCGCGAGGCCATCGCCCTCTACCTCGAGCTGACGCGGTCGGGCACCGTCTACGCCGACGACGCCGCCTACCGCGCCTTCGTCCTGGCCGGGCGCCTGGGCGACGAGGGCGCGCAGGCCTCGGCCCGGGCGCTCATGCCGGACCATAGCTATCTCGGGCTGTCGCTAGGCAAGGCGCTCGGGCCGCCTACCACCAGCCTGTTGCCCAAGAGCGGGCACCCGGCGCTCGAGCTGGCCCATGCGCTCGCCCGGGCGGGTGACTTCGGGGCCGCCATCGGCGAGCTGCGCTTTGCCGCCAGGGAGGCTGGTGACGAGGCCAGCGCCGCCGACATAGCCGAAGCGCTCTACAACCTGGGCGACTTCCGGCAGAGCTACCTGATAGCCAACCACTGGCTCCTCGAGGGCAGCCGCGACCTGCGCACCTGGCGGCTGGCCTACCCCAGGGCCTACAGCGAGCTGGTCACCCACCAGGCCGAGCACTGGGGCGTCGATCCTTATCTCATCTGGGCGGTGATGCGCCAGGAGTCGCGCTACTACCCCAGGGCGGTGTCGGTCTCGAACGCCCAAGGGCTCATGCAGGTCATTCCTCCCACCTGGGGCTGGCTGGCCGAACTCAAGAGAGAAACGCCCGGCGACGCCTTCGATCCCTATGACAACATCCGCTACGGCACCTATTACCTGAGGCGGCTGCTGGACCAGTTCGGTGGCGACCTCGAGCTCGTCACCGCCGCCTACAACGGCGGGCCGGGCTATATAGGCCGCCTCTACGCCGCGCCGCCCGTCAGCGGCAACCGCGAGGACTTCTTGCGCTTTATCGACCGGCAGGAACCCAGAGAGTACATCCAGCAAGTCATGCTCAACTACCACATCTACCGGGCACTCTACGACGAGGATTGA
- the sdhC gene encoding succinate dehydrogenase, cytochrome b556 subunit, with amino-acid sequence MYRGREGQWAFILHRASGIAIAVYLFTHVMNISLVMFGPDIANRVMGFFHTGIFRVGLVLVMAGVVYHALNGLRIIVMDFTDWGVRYQRQLWYAVLVVTTIIGIPVLIKVVPEIIADLVH; translated from the coding sequence ATGTACCGAGGAAGAGAAGGGCAGTGGGCCTTCATTCTGCACCGCGCGTCAGGGATCGCCATCGCTGTCTATCTGTTCACGCACGTCATGAACATCAGCCTGGTGATGTTCGGCCCTGACATCGCCAACCGGGTCATGGGCTTTTTTCATACCGGCATCTTCCGGGTCGGCCTGGTCCTGGTCATGGCCGGCGTCGTCTACCACGCCCTCAACGGCCTCAGAATCATCGTCATGGACTTTACCGACTGGGGCGTCAGGTACCAAAGGCAGCTCTGGTACGCGGTCCTGGTGGTGACGACCATCATCGGCATTCCGGTCCTGATCAAGGTCGTCCCCGAGATCATCGCGGACCTGGTACACTGA
- a CDS encoding succinate dehydrogenase hydrophobic membrane anchor subunit: protein MATTTPRTLSQARATYSSNSELAWWVFMRVSGFLLVFLTFGHLWMYNIAINAASIDYAFVVERQSIAWVRIYDTFLLGLAMLHGMNGLRYSVEDYIRNRSARAWTKILLYSLTAGIFVFGIMTLWTFSFQQMGDALRAAGQ, encoded by the coding sequence ATGGCGACCACCACCCCCAGAACCCTGAGCCAGGCCAGGGCGACCTACAGCAGCAACAGCGAGCTCGCCTGGTGGGTCTTTATGCGCGTCTCGGGTTTTCTGCTGGTCTTTCTCACCTTCGGCCACCTGTGGATGTACAACATCGCCATCAACGCCGCCAGCATCGACTACGCCTTCGTGGTCGAGCGCCAGTCGATCGCCTGGGTGCGCATCTACGACACCTTTCTCCTGGGCCTGGCCATGCTCCACGGCATGAACGGCCTGCGCTACAGCGTCGAGGACTACATCAGGAACCGCTCGGCGCGGGCCTGGACCAAGATCTTGCTCTACAGCCTCACGGCGGGCATCTTCGTCTTCGGCATCATGACGCTCTGGACCTTCAGCTTTCAGCAGATGGGTGACGCCCTGCGCGCGGCGGGGCAGTAG